The Mytilus galloprovincialis chromosome 4, xbMytGall1.hap1.1, whole genome shotgun sequence genome contains a region encoding:
- the LOC143071188 gene encoding E3 ubiquitin-protein ligase arih1-like isoform X2 has product MDSEDDMIYDEDSEGEVEIDSSDNEDFVEMAEPSSTQDKSEQEEFPFEVLTADKIVKFMVDCIKEVNVVVQIPPTVIRILLNHFRWDKEKLMERYYDGDQDRLFSEAHVVSPLRKDSGTGARPKKMTRLATSADSVPATCEICYVTKSQKDMAGLECGHKFCSECWTDYLTSKIVEEGQGQQISCAAYGCDILVDDDTVMKLITDPRTRLKYQQLITNSFVECNKLLRWCPAPDCGHVVKVIFHDAKPVTCACGHIFCFACGENWHDPVKCKWLRKWIKKCDDDSETSNWIAANTKECPKCRVTIEKDGGCNHMICKNQNCKADFCWVCLGPWEPHGSSWYNCNRYDEDEAKKARDNQEVSRAMLQRYLFYCNRYMNHMQSLKFENKLYASVKLKMEEMQQHMSWIEVQFLKKAVDVLCQCRQTLMYTYVFAFYLKKNNQSIIFEDNQKDLENATEQLSEYLERDITSDMLNDIKQKVQDKYRYCESRRNVLLDHVREGYEKESWEYQDF; this is encoded by the exons atggaCAGTGAAGATGATATGATATATGATGAGGACTCTGAAGGTGAAGTTGAAATCGATTCCAGTGATAATGAAGACTTCGTGGAAATGGCTGAACCCTCCTCCACACAGGACAAATCTGAACAAGAAGAATTTCCATTTGAGGTCTTGACTGCTGATAAGATAGTAAAGTTTATGGTTGATTGCATTAAAGAAGTTAATGTTGTGGTTCAG aTTCCTCCAACAGTGATAAGAATTTTACTGAACCATTTTCGATGGGATAAAGAAAAGCTTATGGAAAG GTACTATGATGGTGATCAAGACAGACTGTTTTCTGAGGCTCATGTTGTCAGTCCATTGAGAAAAGATTCTGGAACCGGAGCAAGACCTAAG AAAATGACTAGATTGGCAACATCAGCTGATAGTGTTCCAGCAACTTGTGAGATCTGTTATGTAACTAAATCACAGAAG gaTATGGCAGGATTAGAATGTGGCCATAAATTTTGTAGTGAATGTTGGACAGATTATTTAACATCTAAGATTGTAGAGGAAGGTCAGGGACAACAAATATCATGTGCTGCGTATGGTTGTGATATTCTAGTAGATGATGATACAGTTAT GAAATTAATAACTGATCCAAGAACTAGATTAAAATACCAGCAATTAATAACCAATAGTTTTGTAGAG TGTAACAAGTTATTACGATGGTGTCCAGCCCCAGACTGTGGGCATGTAGTAAAAGTTATTTTCCACGATGCCAAACCAGTAACCTGCGCCTGCGGCCATATATTTTG CTTTGCATGTGGAGAAAATTGGCATGACCCAGTCAAATGTAAATGGTTAAGAAAATGGATAAAGAAGTGTGATGACGACAGTGAAACCTCTAACTGGATAGCTGCCAATACCAAG GAATGTCCAAAATGTCGAGTGACAATAGAGAAAGATGGAGGCTGTAACCACATGATCTGTAAAAACCAGAATTGTAAAGCAGACTTCTGTTGGGTGTGTTTAGGTCCATGGGAACCACATGGGTCATCATG GTATAATTGTAACAGATATGATGAAGATGAGGCTAAGAAAGCTAGAGATAACCAGGAG GTCTCTAGAGCAATGTTACAAAGATATCTGTTCTACTGTAATCGGTACATGAACCACATGCAAAGTTTAAAGTTTGAAAACAAG ctTTATGCCTCTGTGAAATTAAAGATGGAAGAGATGCAGCAGCACATGTCATGGATTGAAGTACAATTCTTAAAAAAAGCTGTAGATGTGTTGTGTCAATGTAGACAAACTCTTATGTACACATATGTCTTTGCTTTCTATTTGAAAAAGAACAATCAGTCTATTATATTTGAG GACAACCAGAAAGATTTAGAAAATGCTACAGAACAATTATCTGAATATCTAGAAAGAGATATTACTTCTGATATGTTAAATGACATTAAACAGAAGGTTCAGGATAAATATAG ATACTGTGAAAGTAGACGTAATGTTTTACTAGACCATGTACGAGAAGGTTATGAAAAAGAATCTTGGGAGTATCAGGACTTTTAA
- the LOC143071188 gene encoding E3 ubiquitin-protein ligase arih1-like isoform X1, with protein sequence MDSEDDMIYDEDSEGEVEIDSSDNEDFVEMAEPSSTQDKSEQEEFPFEVLTADKIVKFMVDCIKEVNVVVQIPPTVIRILLNHFRWDKEKLMERYYDGDQDRLFSEAHVVSPLRKDSGTGARPKKMTRLATSADSVPATCEICYVTKSQKDMAGLECGHKFCSECWTDYLTSKIVEEGQGQQISCAAYGCDILVDDDTVMKLITDPRTRLKYQQLITNSFVECNKLLRWCPAPDCGHVVKVIFHDAKPVTCACGHIFCFACGENWHDPVKCKWLRKWIKKCDDDSETSNWIAANTKECPKCRVTIEKDGGCNHMICKNQNCKADFCWVCLGPWEPHGSSWYNCNRYDEDEAKKARDNQEVSRAMLQRYLFYCNRYMNHMQSLKFENKLYASVKLKMEEMQQHMSWIEVQFLKKAVDVLCQCRQTLMYTYVFAFYLKKNNQSIIFEDNQKDLENATEQLSEYLERDITSDMLNDIKQKVQDKYRYCESRRNVLQDHVREGYEKESWEYWEY encoded by the exons atggaCAGTGAAGATGATATGATATATGATGAGGACTCTGAAGGTGAAGTTGAAATCGATTCCAGTGATAATGAAGACTTCGTGGAAATGGCTGAACCCTCCTCCACACAGGACAAATCTGAACAAGAAGAATTTCCATTTGAGGTCTTGACTGCTGATAAGATAGTAAAGTTTATGGTTGATTGCATTAAAGAAGTTAATGTTGTGGTTCAG aTTCCTCCAACAGTGATAAGAATTTTACTGAACCATTTTCGATGGGATAAAGAAAAGCTTATGGAAAG GTACTATGATGGTGATCAAGACAGACTGTTTTCTGAGGCTCATGTTGTCAGTCCATTGAGAAAAGATTCTGGAACCGGAGCAAGACCTAAG AAAATGACTAGATTGGCAACATCAGCTGATAGTGTTCCAGCAACTTGTGAGATCTGTTATGTAACTAAATCACAGAAG gaTATGGCAGGATTAGAATGTGGCCATAAATTTTGTAGTGAATGTTGGACAGATTATTTAACATCTAAGATTGTAGAGGAAGGTCAGGGACAACAAATATCATGTGCTGCGTATGGTTGTGATATTCTAGTAGATGATGATACAGTTAT GAAATTAATAACTGATCCAAGAACTAGATTAAAATACCAGCAATTAATAACCAATAGTTTTGTAGAG TGTAACAAGTTATTACGATGGTGTCCAGCCCCAGACTGTGGGCATGTAGTAAAAGTTATTTTCCACGATGCCAAACCAGTAACCTGCGCCTGCGGCCATATATTTTG CTTTGCATGTGGAGAAAATTGGCATGACCCAGTCAAATGTAAATGGTTAAGAAAATGGATAAAGAAGTGTGATGACGACAGTGAAACCTCTAACTGGATAGCTGCCAATACCAAG GAATGTCCAAAATGTCGAGTGACAATAGAGAAAGATGGAGGCTGTAACCACATGATCTGTAAAAACCAGAATTGTAAAGCAGACTTCTGTTGGGTGTGTTTAGGTCCATGGGAACCACATGGGTCATCATG GTATAATTGTAACAGATATGATGAAGATGAGGCTAAGAAAGCTAGAGATAACCAGGAG GTCTCTAGAGCAATGTTACAAAGATATCTGTTCTACTGTAATCGGTACATGAACCACATGCAAAGTTTAAAGTTTGAAAACAAG ctTTATGCCTCTGTGAAATTAAAGATGGAAGAGATGCAGCAGCACATGTCATGGATTGAAGTACAATTCTTAAAAAAAGCTGTAGATGTGTTGTGTCAATGTAGACAAACTCTTATGTACACATATGTCTTTGCTTTCTATTTGAAAAAGAACAATCAGTCTATTATATTTGAG GACAACCAGAAAGATTTAGAAAATGCTACAGAACAATTATCTGAATATCTAGAAAGAGATATTACTTCTGATATGTTAAATGACATTAAACAGAAGGTTCAGGATAAATATAG ATACTGTGAAAGTAGACGTAATGTATTACAGGACCATGTACGAGAAGGTTATGAAAAAGAATCTTGGGAGTATTGGGAGTATTAA